From a region of the Oncorhynchus tshawytscha isolate Ot180627B linkage group LG14, Otsh_v2.0, whole genome shotgun sequence genome:
- the LOC112255134 gene encoding SLIT and NTRK-like protein 3 isoform X1 has translation MLWLSLLSVVVLGCVTPTQTHTHTHTPTPTSTHTPMVDSSEEEVDEPCFEPCTCEVKEGVLHVHCDGRGFTNASQVSQSWLRPFKLNLQRNSLRRLYSNGFLHHSNAVAINLGNNALQDIRAGAFHGLGTLRRLYLHENKLEVFRNDTFSGLEALEYLQADYNVIKRIDSGALRYLLKLRVLILNDNLIPALPPHLFRSVSLTHLDLRGNRLKSLAYAGTLEYVGRSLMELQLEENPWICGCEAVQLQTWLGHIPYTAVVGDITCEYPFHLHGKDLREIPRKELCAGEVEGQGEKEGEREKHGGVQPPQHLPSNPKANPKPGRPRPTKPSSMVHHQNTYTSSSSTSSSSVERRGRERSPRPTKRPRPSRTPPTQRSLLPNQPPPIAGYQTRPPIPIVCPLGCTCNLHISDLGLTVNCKESGFHNVSQLTPRPLNGRKLYLSGNLIQRIYKSDFWNFSSLDLLHLGNNRISFIQEGAFSSLPTLRSLYLNGNNLQRLSPDMFLGLLNLRYLYFEYNEIGVVEAGVFSPMPSLQLLFLNANLLRSLPIGVFQGISLSRLNLRNNHFLSLPVEGVLEHLTGLVQVDLQQNPWECRCDAAPLKRWLEGLSAVVVVGEVVCHSPEETTGTDLRSLSLDLLCPDLDTHQATVENQGEWNSSTAPDGDFSLGYPVPGHGPLGPLPKTSIPLSVLVLSLLVLFVSAFFAAAALIAYALRRRDKLPFRRQGEVDLAGIQMECGIFTEQQHHRLPVPKTPPPLSALQHSLVYDSILPADPGPNPNLSPSTHMCSSPVYKNEDDSVVKQQWQQQKQLSTSTEKGNVGRYPSAGERESEGHYRFVAERERECNMEVSRSPISTVAGAVGPPLSDLRGNGTLCPTVIDSQGPTPKVGLVDCLFGISGMSAAVPEFRDLPDRYTRPPPPRYPHPPQPPQPPEPKEETRASQSLVVTTMTACAGPSSSNQSQNSEFPRELRMRLSTKPDYMEVLDRSYQF, from the exons ATGCTGTGGCTCTCCCTGCTGTCTGTGGTGGTCCTGGGTTGTGTGACCCCgacccagacacacactcacacacacaccccgacgcccacctccacacacacccctATGGTGGACAGCtcggaggaggaggtggatgaaCCATGCTTCGAGCCGTGCACGTGCGAGGTCAAAGAGGGCGTGTTGCACGTGCACTGTGATGGGCGGGGCTTCACTAACGCCAGCCAG GTGTCCCAGTCCTGGCTCCGCCCCTTCAAGCTCAACCTGCAGAGGAACTCCTTGAGGCGTCTCTATAGCAACGGCTTCCTGCACCATAGCAATGCCGTGGCGATAAACCTAGGCAACAACGCACTGCAGGACATCCGTGCCGGGGCGTTTCATGGTCTGGGGACACTGAGACGCCTCTACCTCCACGAGAACAAGCTGGAGGTGTTCCGCAACGACACCTTCTCTGGTCTGGAGGCACTGGAGTACCTGCAG GCCGACTACAATGTCATCAAACGCATCGACAGCGGGGCACTACGCTACCTGCTTAAATTACGAGTGCTCATCCTCAACGACAACCTGATCCCTGCTCTGCCTCCTCACCTCTTCAG atctgtgtctctgaCCCACCTGGACCTGCGGGGGAACCGTCTGAAGAGCCTGGCCTACGCCGGGACCCTGGAGTATGTGGGCCGCAGCCTGATGGAGCTCCAGCTGGAGGAGAACCCCTGGATCTGTGGCTGTGAGGCAGTCCAGCTGCAGACCTGGCTGGGACACATCCCCTACACCGCAGTGGTGGGGGACATCACCTGCGAATACCCCTTCCACCTGCACGGGAAAGACCTGAGGGAGATACCACGCAAAGAACTGTGTGCCGGAGAGgtggagggacagggggagaaggagggagagagggagaagcacgGAGGGGTACAGCCTCCTCAGCATCTGCCCTCTAACCCAAAAGCGAACCCCAAGCCTGGGAGGCCCAGACCCACCAAGCCGTCCTCCATGGTTCACCATCAGAACACATATACCTCATCTTCGTCGACTTCTTCATCATCGGTggagcggagggggagagagaggtcccCTCGGCCCACTAAGCGTCCCAGGCCCTCCAGGACACCCCCCACCCAGCGTAGCCTCCTCCCCAACCAGCCCCCTCCCATCGCAGGGTACCAGACTCGCCCCCCCATCCCCATCGTATGTCCTCTGGGGTGCACCTGTAACCTCCACATCTCAG ACCTAGGGTTGACAGTCAACTGTAAGGAGAGCGGCTTCCATAATGTGTCCCAGCTTACACCACGCCCCCTCAACGGACGGAAGCTGTACCTCAGCGGCAACCTCATCCAGCGGATCTATAAGTCAGATTTCTGGAATTTTTCCAGTCTGGATCTACTTCACCTGGGAAACAACCGGATCTCCTTTATTCAG GAGGGAGCGTTCTCCAGCCTGCCGACCCTGAGGAGTCTCTACCTGAACGGCAACAACCTGCAGAGGCTTAGCCCAGACATGTTCCTGGGTCTACTTAACCTCAG GTATCTGTACTTTGAGTACAATGAGATCGGTGTGGTGGAGGCGGGAGTGTTCAGCCCCATGCCGTCTCTCCAGCTGCTCTTCCTCAACGCCAACCTGCTGAGGTCACTTCCTATCGGAGTGTTCCAGggcatctccctctctcgcctCAACCTCCGCAACAACCACTTCCTCAGCCTGCCTGTAGAGGGGGTGTTAGAGCACCTCACTGGACTGGTGCAG GTGGACCTGCAGCAGAACCCATGGGAGTGCCGGTGTGATGCGGCCCCTCTGAAGCGCTGGCTGGAGGGCCTGagtgcggtggtggtggtgggggaggtggtCTGTCACTCACCAGAAGAGACCACAG GTACAGACCTTCGCTCTCTTTCCCTGGACCTCCTCTGTCCAGACCTGGACACCCACCAGGCCACGGTGGAGAACCAGGGGGAGTGGAACAGCTCCACAGCCCCAGACGGTGATTTCTCTCTGGGCTACCCCGTGCCAGGCCATGGCCCCCTGGGTCCCCTCCCTAAGACTTCCATCCCTCTGTCGGTGTTGGTTCTCAGCCTGCTGGTGCTGTTCGTGTCGGCGTTCTTTGCGGCAGCGGCGCTGATCGCCTATGCCCTGAGGAGGCGGGACAAGCTGCCGTTCCGGCGGCAGGGAGAGGTGGATCTGGCCGGGATCCAGATGGAATGTGGGATATTCACCGAGCAGCAGCACCACAGGTTACCGGTACCGAagacccctcctcctctgtctgccttGCAGCATAGCCTTGTCTACGATAGCATCCTCCCCGctgaccctggccctaaccctaacctcagtCCCTCAACACACATGTGCAGTAGCCCAGTCTATAAGAATGAGGATGATTCAGTGGTGAAGCAGCAATGGCAACAACAGAAGCAGCTCTCTACTTCCACAGAGAAAGGGAACGTGGGAAGATACCCCtcggcgggggagagagagagcgaaggacaCTATCGTTttgtggcagagagagagcgagagtgtaaCATGGAGGTGTCCCGTTCCCCCATCAGTACCGTTGCCGGGGCAGTGGGACCCCCTCTTTCAGATCTCCGTGGAAACGGGACCCTCTGCCCAACGGTCATAGACAGCCAGGGCCCCACCCCCAAGGTGGGATTGGTTGACTGCCTGTTTGGGATCTCTGGAATGTCCGCCGCCGTCCCAGAGTTCCGAGACCTGCCGGACAGGTATACACGTCCCCCACCACCTCGCTATCCCCACCCTCCAcaaccccctcagcccccagaaCCCAAAGAGGAAACTAGAGCCAGCCAATCACTCGTGGTTACTACAATGACAGCGTGCGCGGGGCCAAGCAGTAGTAATCAGAGCCAGAACTCTGAGTTCCCGCGAGAGTTGAGAATGAGACTCAGTACCAAGCCGGATTACATGGAAGTCCTGGACAGATCTTATCAGTTCTAA
- the LOC112255134 gene encoding SLIT and NTRK-like protein 3 isoform X2: MLWLSLLSVVVLGCVTPTQTHTHTHTPTPTSTHTPMVDSSEEEVDEPCFEPCTCEVKEGVLHVHCDGRGFTNASQVSQSWLRPFKLNLQRNSLRRLYSNGFLHHSNAVAINLGNNALQDIRAGAFHGLGTLRRLYLHENKLEVFRNDTFSGLEALEYLQADYNVIKRIDSGALRYLLKLRVLILNDNLIPALPPHLFRSVSLTHLDLRGNRLKSLAYAGTLEYVGRSLMELQLEENPWICGCEAVQLQTWLGHIPYTAVVGDITCEYPFHLHGKDLREIPRKELCAGEVEGQGEKEGEREKHGGVQPPQHLPSNPKANPKPGRPRPTKPSSMVHHQNTYTSSSSTSSSSVERRGRERSPRPTKRPRPSRTPPTQRSLLPNQPPPIAGYQTRPPIPIVCPLGCTCNLHISDLGLTVNCKESGFHNVSQLTPRPLNGRKLYLSGNLIQRIYKSDFWNFSSLDLLHLGNNRISFIQEGAFSSLPTLRSLYLNGNNLQRLSPDMFLGLLNLRYLYFEYNEIGVVEAGVFSPMPSLQLLFLNANLLRSLPIGVFQGISLSRLNLRNNHFLSLPVEGVLEHLTGLVQVDLQQNPWECRCDAAPLKRWLEGLSAVVVVGEVVCHSPEETTVKGGPCVSSMWLMSGMDV, from the exons ATGCTGTGGCTCTCCCTGCTGTCTGTGGTGGTCCTGGGTTGTGTGACCCCgacccagacacacactcacacacacaccccgacgcccacctccacacacacccctATGGTGGACAGCtcggaggaggaggtggatgaaCCATGCTTCGAGCCGTGCACGTGCGAGGTCAAAGAGGGCGTGTTGCACGTGCACTGTGATGGGCGGGGCTTCACTAACGCCAGCCAG GTGTCCCAGTCCTGGCTCCGCCCCTTCAAGCTCAACCTGCAGAGGAACTCCTTGAGGCGTCTCTATAGCAACGGCTTCCTGCACCATAGCAATGCCGTGGCGATAAACCTAGGCAACAACGCACTGCAGGACATCCGTGCCGGGGCGTTTCATGGTCTGGGGACACTGAGACGCCTCTACCTCCACGAGAACAAGCTGGAGGTGTTCCGCAACGACACCTTCTCTGGTCTGGAGGCACTGGAGTACCTGCAG GCCGACTACAATGTCATCAAACGCATCGACAGCGGGGCACTACGCTACCTGCTTAAATTACGAGTGCTCATCCTCAACGACAACCTGATCCCTGCTCTGCCTCCTCACCTCTTCAG atctgtgtctctgaCCCACCTGGACCTGCGGGGGAACCGTCTGAAGAGCCTGGCCTACGCCGGGACCCTGGAGTATGTGGGCCGCAGCCTGATGGAGCTCCAGCTGGAGGAGAACCCCTGGATCTGTGGCTGTGAGGCAGTCCAGCTGCAGACCTGGCTGGGACACATCCCCTACACCGCAGTGGTGGGGGACATCACCTGCGAATACCCCTTCCACCTGCACGGGAAAGACCTGAGGGAGATACCACGCAAAGAACTGTGTGCCGGAGAGgtggagggacagggggagaaggagggagagagggagaagcacgGAGGGGTACAGCCTCCTCAGCATCTGCCCTCTAACCCAAAAGCGAACCCCAAGCCTGGGAGGCCCAGACCCACCAAGCCGTCCTCCATGGTTCACCATCAGAACACATATACCTCATCTTCGTCGACTTCTTCATCATCGGTggagcggagggggagagagaggtcccCTCGGCCCACTAAGCGTCCCAGGCCCTCCAGGACACCCCCCACCCAGCGTAGCCTCCTCCCCAACCAGCCCCCTCCCATCGCAGGGTACCAGACTCGCCCCCCCATCCCCATCGTATGTCCTCTGGGGTGCACCTGTAACCTCCACATCTCAG ACCTAGGGTTGACAGTCAACTGTAAGGAGAGCGGCTTCCATAATGTGTCCCAGCTTACACCACGCCCCCTCAACGGACGGAAGCTGTACCTCAGCGGCAACCTCATCCAGCGGATCTATAAGTCAGATTTCTGGAATTTTTCCAGTCTGGATCTACTTCACCTGGGAAACAACCGGATCTCCTTTATTCAG GAGGGAGCGTTCTCCAGCCTGCCGACCCTGAGGAGTCTCTACCTGAACGGCAACAACCTGCAGAGGCTTAGCCCAGACATGTTCCTGGGTCTACTTAACCTCAG GTATCTGTACTTTGAGTACAATGAGATCGGTGTGGTGGAGGCGGGAGTGTTCAGCCCCATGCCGTCTCTCCAGCTGCTCTTCCTCAACGCCAACCTGCTGAGGTCACTTCCTATCGGAGTGTTCCAGggcatctccctctctcgcctCAACCTCCGCAACAACCACTTCCTCAGCCTGCCTGTAGAGGGGGTGTTAGAGCACCTCACTGGACTGGTGCAG GTGGACCTGCAGCAGAACCCATGGGAGTGCCGGTGTGATGCGGCCCCTCTGAAGCGCTGGCTGGAGGGCCTGagtgcggtggtggtggtgggggaggtggtCTGTCACTCACCAGAAGAGACCACAG TGAAGGGAGGTCCTTGCGTATCTTCAATGTGGTTGATGTCTGGCATGGATGTGTGA